In Nicotiana tabacum cultivar K326 chromosome 19, ASM71507v2, whole genome shotgun sequence, one DNA window encodes the following:
- the LOC107797480 gene encoding EID1-like F-box protein 3 yields MSQNQSQRRRLNPHGAGESLTESVDDSAIHNEIILRAVFASMNWDIHALCQTASVNQKLRALAKRLLWKELCVYRAPRMIASLMDGAPNGRIGVGWDAMAKLLFFCCGCNSTRHFQTGGASPGHFVESSRFSKTSGRSFLVKRCRTDLLYVSDPSCEHKIRGKDDYLGIFRGVFGGFMKSKTRACLISKQVELEEGVRCPFCGARVWSMTAARLVPKSAARRLGTLENGLEYFVCVNGHLHGNCWLVPLSSDEDDAKDVDDEDSGGDDYNGRIDGFHRKQMVSSGSTVSGQI; encoded by the coding sequence ATGAGTCAAAATCAGAGTCAAAGACGGAGGCTAAATCCGCACGGAGCTGGCGAGTCATTGACTGAGTCAGTCGATGACTCGGCAATTCACAATGAGATAATTCTCCGTGCGGTTTTTGCCTCCATGAATTGGGATATTCATGCTCTGTGTCAAACGGCGTCGGTTAATCAGAAGCTCCGTGCGCTCGCAAAAAGACTCTTATGGAAGGAGCTGTGTGTATATCGCGCTCCGCGCATGATAGCATCGTTAATGGATGGTGCGCCGAATGGTCGGATCGGAGTTGGATGGGACGCTATGGCGAAGTTGCTGTTTTTCTGCTGCGGGTGCAATTCGACCCGGCATTTCCAAACGGGTGGGGCATCTCCGGGTCATTTCGTGGAATCGTCCCGGTTTTCGAAGACGTCGGGTCGGAGCTTTTTGGTGAAGAGATGCAGAACGGATCTGCTGTATGTGAGCGATCCCTCATGTGAGCATAAAATTAGGGGTAAGGATGATTATTTGGGGATTTTCAGAGGGGTATTTGGGGGATTCATGAAGTCGAAGACGAGGGCGTGTTTGATTAGTAAACAAGTAGAGCTTGAAGAAGGAGTGAGGTGTCCGTTCTGTGGGGCCCGAGTTTGGAGCATGACGGCGGCTCGGCTCGTCCCTAAGAGCGCGGCGCGACGGCTTGGTACGCTGGAAAATGGATTGGAGTATTTTGTGTGTGTGAATGGGCATTTACATGGAAATTGTTGGCTTGTGCCTTTATCGTCTGATGAAGATGACGCCAAAGACGTTGACGATGAAGATAGCGGCGGCGATGACTATAACGGCAGAATTGACGGTTTTCATCGGAAGCAAATGGTGAGTAGTGGATCTACTGTGAGTGGTCAAATTTGA